TCTGCTCGACCCTGGCTTCCAAGTCTTCGTTTACTTTCCTTAGGGCATCCTCTGCTTCAATCAATTGAACTTGGGTTTCACTCAGGTGACGATTGGAGCGAACTAATTCATCTATCGCTATATTTAACTGTTGCGATTTACGAGTCACTTCCCAACCATATTGAATACTTTTAGGAACTTCCCTGAGCAGATCAATTACGATTGGTACTTCCTGCATCTGCCAATCTTCAACCCCTAGCCAGGGTAGAGGCTTAATTGTTCCTTCCGTTGCGTAAATAACTTCAAATTGTCCATTTTTAAGCGCCTTGCCAATGCAGCCACGCTTCCACAAATGATGATTAGCCTCTAGATGAACTAAGGCGCTAGGGGAAGTGAAGCTCTGGCCGATCGCCGCTATCCGCACTAAATCACAATCAAAACTACCTGCCTTCTCCACCGATTGTTTCCATAAATAAACCTGGGTGTAGGCGGCTTCAATCGGATCGCTAGTAACGCGATCGGCACCATATCTGGCCTGGAAATTCTGGACAAATAACTGATTAGCTGGTGTGTTTAGGCTTTGGAAATAGCTCCAACTGGCATAATGCCCTGCCGTATAACCAGGGTCAATCTCCCTGAGCTCACCCTCGGCAACACTAACTGCCATAATGGGAATTTCCGCCGCAGTTATACCCGCCGCTGCATATTGTTGGTAGAAAGCCGCGTTACTACTGCCATTGAGGGTATTGAATACGACATCAGGCTGTAGAGCTTTGATATTGGCGATCGTGTCGCTGAAGTCTATATTACCTAGTGGTTTATATTCTTCACATACAGTCTTGCCGCCAGATTGCTGCAACTGAGCCATGATGATTTTGTGGGCTACGCGGGGAAAGACATAATCGGAACCAACTAAATAAAACCGATTGCCCACATGCTCTAGCAACCAATTAACCGCAGGTTTTACTTGTTGATTTGGGCAAGAACCGGTATAAAAAATATTTTTGGAGGTCTCTAAGCCTTCATACTGAACTGGATACCAGAGCTGAGCATTAAATTTTTCAAAAATTGGTAAGGCGGCTTTGCGGCTTGCAGAAGTCCAGCACCCAAAAACAGTTACCACCTGGTCTTGCTCAATTAATTTTTGTGCCTTAATTGCAAATTGCTCCGGCTCCGAATCAGTATTCTCAACGATCGCCACAATTTGCTTGCCCAATATCCCACCAGCTTCATTGATCTCGGCGATCGCCATCAATGCTGCATCAACTAACGCCGCTTCACTTACTGCCATGGTGCCAGAAAGGGAATGGAGCAAGCCCACCTTCACTATTTCGTCAGAGTCTTGATCAACGTTTAAATCCAGACCAGTTGATTCATTTATGTCCATTACAAAAATCTCTATCTAGGCAATCACTGTAATTCCCGCAATTTGCAATAGCATCGTGTTTATTTTATTTATATGAGGTTTATATTAGGTCAAACACAAAAGACCACCATTAAAGTCAAAGTATGGACAAGGATTAAACAAATGCCGCTAGCAAATAAAATACCCAAAATCACTTAAATACATCAATTATCCATCAATCAGTATTCAAATAGGAGTAGTTAGGCAGAGTTATATGGCCAACCCAAAAAGTGGCAGCAGGAAAATCAAGCTCTCGATTGGAGCGTAATTCCCTTGGCGATCGCCCCCTTGTCAATCGCCAAAACATAATTAATTCCATTGCTAACCCTGGCCAGAAAGACTCTGGTGAACAGCAAAGCCTAATTATATAGGGCATTAAATAGCATTAAAAATCGGCTTCACTTCAAACTAAGTCAACGTCAGGCCGTGGTTAAATTAGCCACCTACTATTCATTATTAATTGAAATTAATTGAACCCGTCGGAAAAACATCTAGCAAGGCACTGCACTAATACCAATGTGTAATGCTAATGCGCCTAACTGTCACAGGTTCCAATCCTACATGGTTAGAAATAATTTAGCAGCAAAAAAAGTCACATAAAATATGTATCTGGTAGTTTACTCAAGCATGGGGATAGTAATTAAGTAATACTTGAGCAATTGCAATAGGAGGAATTGCGGTCTAGGCCAGGTTAATCGATCGAATCAGCAACCATCATAGTTTTAGTCTGCATAGCTAAGTCTGTGTAGCTAAGTACGATCGCCAGGAAAGTACAATTATAGCTAACCTAAATTGGCTTCATCAATTTCCCAGATATAGATCTTTGCCTCCCAAGTACCGATCGCCAGCTTTTTCCCATCCGCACTAAACACCAATGAACTAATCCGGCTAGAGCAACTGGATAAATCCTTTAATAATTCACCGGAGTGCAAATCCCAAAGTCGCACAATCCCGCGATGGTAGCCGGTTGCCAAGACATTGCCGTCGGGACTGATCGTGATCGTGGTAATTGGATTTAAATTGGCACTATGGGCTTGAATAATATTGTGCAGATCGCTGGTCATCAATCGCCATAAATAAATCTGCCCATCCCAACTTGCTGCGGCCAAAATCTGCCCATCGGGACTAATGGCGATCGAAGTAATTTCCTTTTCCTGATTAGAAATAGTCCGCAACAAAGTACCGCTATATAGGCTCCAAACCTTGATATTTCCTTCTTTACTGCTGCTAATAAAATTTTGGCCATTGGGATTCATGGTTAAAGGGCTCTGGCCGTTGTGGGTGTTGGCCAGCTTGCCAGAAGTCAGACTATAAGTTTTAATTTTGCCCTGATAACTGCTACTAATGGCGATCGTCTGGTCGTTGGGGCTGATCGCAATCGCATCAATGCCCATACCCCGATGATCTGCAAGTAGCGATCGTTGTGGTTGCCCGGTGGCCAAATCCCACAGACTGACCTCGCTGTCATAGTTACCACTGGCACTAACCAAGGTCTTACTATCGTTGGTAATGGCGATCGAACCATAATCGGGGATGGTATGCAGCAACGAGCAGTCCGTTAGATCGTAGACCTGAATATTAAAATTGCTACTTGCGGCTAGAAATTGACTATTACTGCTGATTGCCAACTGACTCACAAACTTGGTTGACAGGGATGGAGCAGTTACATCCACCAGCGTAATTACCTGTTGACAGCGAAAATTGTGGTAAGGGTTATAGCGATTTAGAACCGGATTCAGCCTGGGATCTGCTTCCTGGCGCAGCAGCCAATATGCCGATCGCCTTACCTGCCAGGATTGATCCTCGGTTAATACTTTAAGCAACAAATTTGTGCCCGCCCGATCGTAACGTAGCGCCAAGGGCAAACTAGCAATGCGGCGATCGATCGAAGCAGATTTGAGGTTTTTGAGCACCGCTGCCATCCCACCCAATGTTGCCCCATTGGTGGAAGGTGAGTCATTACCTCCTCCCAGTGCCACATCAAATTCTTGCGGTTGATTGGTGGGTCTAAGCATTAGGGTCTGATGGTCTTGACGTTCCAACTAATAAAACTACTCAACAAATTAGTAAACAAATAAAGTATAAATTTGTGCCACACTTTAGCATCTCTTCTAGCTTAACTAAATTAACCAACGCGATCGATTCGCCATTCTGCCCAATCATCCGCCATATTCAAATTTGTTACATTTGGTTCGAAAAACATTGCTAGTAATTCACAGTTAATTCACAGTTCGAGATGTTCAAATATGAACGTGAGATTGGTTTAAAAGACATTTTCTAAACACACTGCAAGATATCAGAAAATATCAGATATCACTCATGCCCACTAATTTTATTAAATCTACGATTAGCACCGCAGCCAATAGTTTTTTGCCTGTAATTATGTTGGCTAATGACCGAGTTTAGAACAAATTTAAACCTTACTTAACTTTAAATACTTGAATCTACGCTGAATCTACTTAAATCTGCTCAGGCGCGTATGATGTTTGTAGCATCATTCACCCATCCTGCTAAAGCATGTGCAGCCACAATCACTAGAACCCCCAACCCAACCGATCGCCTCTACTCAACCAATAATTACGCTACCCACCTGGATCACCCTCTCCCGGCTGCTAGCAGTACCAGTCATTTTAGTGGTACTCAATATTTCCCAAACCCCTCAAAGCTATTACATTGCCACCGGTGCATTTTTGCTGGCCGCCCTCACCGATTGGCTCGATGGCTATCTGGCTAGAAAATTAAATTTAGTCAGTGATCTGGGTAAGTTTCTCGACCCGCTGGTGGATAAACTACTGGTGGCTGCGCCGCTACTGATGCTGGTGCAATTTGGCCATGTACCTGCCTGGGGCGTGTTTGTGATTTTGGCGAGAGAATTACTAGTCACGGCCTGGCGCGGCATTGGCACAACCCCAGCAACGATCGCGCCAATTACCTCAATCACGCCGATCACACCAATTGTCCCGATCGAGAGCTATCCCCTTACCGCTAGTCCAGCTAATGTAAGTGATCCAAAGATTGTCAAAAAACAGCCCAGTCGCGTAATTGGGGCTAACTTGTGGGGTAAGGCAAAAACTGTCGTACAAATTGTGGCGATCGCAATGTTACTCTTGCAATTACCCGGCGCGATCGGTTTATTTTGGCTGGCCGTGGCCTTAACCGTTATTTCTGGAATTACCTATGTCTTGCCAATTCATCACCTT
The sequence above is a segment of the Pseudanabaena sp. PCC 7367 genome. Coding sequences within it:
- the urtA gene encoding urea ABC transporter substrate-binding protein — its product is MDINESTGLDLNVDQDSDEIVKVGLLHSLSGTMAVSEAALVDAALMAIAEINEAGGILGKQIVAIVENTDSEPEQFAIKAQKLIEQDQVVTVFGCWTSASRKAALPIFEKFNAQLWYPVQYEGLETSKNIFYTGSCPNQQVKPAVNWLLEHVGNRFYLVGSDYVFPRVAHKIIMAQLQQSGGKTVCEEYKPLGNIDFSDTIANIKALQPDVVFNTLNGSSNAAFYQQYAAAGITAAEIPIMAVSVAEGELREIDPGYTAGHYASWSYFQSLNTPANQLFVQNFQARYGADRVTSDPIEAAYTQVYLWKQSVEKAGSFDCDLVRIAAIGQSFTSPSALVHLEANHHLWKRGCIGKALKNGQFEVIYATEGTIKPLPWLGVEDWQMQEVPIVIDLLREVPKSIQYGWEVTRKSQQLNIAIDELVRSNRHLSETQVQLIEAEDALRKVNEDLEARVEQRTKELLQEIKEREQVEVELRRLEEQSRLKAEQLTQTLSELKQTQTQLVQTEKMSSLGQLVAGIAHEINNPVNFIYGNLDHANQYAEDLMHLLLLYQRDFPNPTDEILEEIEAIDLEFLLTDFPKTFDSMKIGAARIREIVLSLRNFSRLDEAVMKQVDVHEGLNSTLMLLANRLKARPSYAAIEVVKNYGDLPPIDCYPGQLNQVFMNLLSNAIDAIEAQADSRQGEHAQCVITIETQFQPQDNTVMIVIGDNGPGIPPVVRDRMFDPFYTTKPLGQGTGLGLSISYQIIVEKHQGTIQYDSSEGQGTKFTIVIPSQPPETTD
- a CDS encoding WD40 repeat domain-containing protein; this translates as MLRPTNQPQEFDVALGGGNDSPSTNGATLGGMAAVLKNLKSASIDRRIASLPLALRYDRAGTNLLLKVLTEDQSWQVRRSAYWLLRQEADPRLNPVLNRYNPYHNFRCQQVITLVDVTAPSLSTKFVSQLAISSNSQFLAASSNFNIQVYDLTDCSLLHTIPDYGSIAITNDSKTLVSASGNYDSEVSLWDLATGQPQRSLLADHRGMGIDAIAISPNDQTIAISSSYQGKIKTYSLTSGKLANTHNGQSPLTMNPNGQNFISSSKEGNIKVWSLYSGTLLRTISNQEKEITSIAISPDGQILAAASWDGQIYLWRLMTSDLHNIIQAHSANLNPITTITISPDGNVLATGYHRGIVRLWDLHSGELLKDLSSCSSRISSLVFSADGKKLAIGTWEAKIYIWEIDEANLG
- the pgsA gene encoding CDP-diacylglycerol--glycerol-3-phosphate 3-phosphatidyltransferase yields the protein MQPQSLEPPTQPIASTQPIITLPTWITLSRLLAVPVILVVLNISQTPQSYYIATGAFLLAALTDWLDGYLARKLNLVSDLGKFLDPLVDKLLVAAPLLMLVQFGHVPAWGVFVILARELLVTAWRGIGTTPATIAPITSITPITPIVPIESYPLTASPANVSDPKIVKKQPSRVIGANLWGKAKTVVQIVAIAMLLLQLPGAIGLFWLAVALTVISGITYVLPIHHL